The DNA region GCAATGATTTGTTGTATTATATTATTGTTATTATAATCTTTAGCGTGTTTTGTAAATTCATTTTTTACAGACATTTGTTAGAATTATCTCTTTTTAAATAATTTGTTAAATATACTTAAGATTTATTTTAGCTTTTTCTTAATAAGTTTTAGATAAAATATACAGCATTTTTAAAAAAGGACAATGAATATGACCTCTACACTTTTAATAGTTCAATTTGTATTAGCTATTATATTAACTATAACAATCTTACTTCAAAAAAGCTCAAGTATTGGACTTGGTGCATACAGCGGAAGTAATGATTCTTTATTTGGGGCTAAAGGACCAGGTAACTTTTTATCTAAAGCTACAATGGCACTTGGACTAATTTTTGTTATAAATACATTAGTTCTTGGGTATATGTACAATCAAGATAAAACAAAAAGTGCTGTAGATACAGTAAAAATTGATACATTAATTCCAAATAAACCAGAACAAGATAAACAAAAAACTGCACCTGCAGCACCAACTGCACCTAGTGTGCCACAAACAAAATAATAAAAAGAAGTAGGAAGTATGAGATTTTTACTACTTCTTTTTATCTCTTATTATTATTTAAATGCAAATGCTCACATATTTGTATATCATAGATTTGGAGATGATAAACATTCAAGCACAAACACTACTTTAAAAGAGCTTGACAAAGAGTTTAAATACTTTAAAGATAATGGTTACAAAGTAGTAAAGCTATCACAAATAGTAGAAAGAATAAAAAGCAAAAAAGAAGTACCTGATAACTGGGTTGCATTAACTATTGATGATTCATATAAAAGCTTTTATAAAAATGGATTACCTATTTTTATAAAATATAATTATCCATTTTCTTTATATGTTTATGTAAAAGCAACTCAAAAAAAATATGGTGATTTTATGTCTTGGGAAGAAATTAAAGAAGCATCAAAATATGGTGAAATTGGCTTACATTCATATTCTCACCCTCACCTTACAAATATCTCTTTAGAAAAAGTGAAAATTGATACAAAAAAATCTTTTGAGATTTTTGAAAAAGAGCTTGGATTCAAACCAAAATCATATGCATATCCATACGGTGAATATAATCAAAAAGTTCAAAAGATTATAAAATCTTTTAATTTTGATTATATATTAAACCAAAATACAGGAACAGTAACAAAATCATCGGATATATATGATATAAATAGAATCGCACTTGTTGGAAAAGTAAATTTACAAGAGAAATTAAAATATAAAACGCTAGATGTACAATGGATAGAACCAAAAACTTATCCAAAAGATAATATTTTAAAAAAAGTAAAAGCAAAAATAGATCCAAATATAAAAGAATTAAAACTTTATATTACAGGATATGGATGGCAAAATATAAAAGTTAAAAATGGTATAATAGACAAAAAATTAGACCTTCAACTAAAAAAATCAAGAACTAGAGTAATATTAAGTACAGATTACTTTACTATTGCAAATAAAATAATAATTCAAGATAAAAAATAAGGAGAAAATATGTTAGAAGATATCTACGCTGAAACAAAAGAAAATATGGATAAATCTATTGATTCTTTAAAAAGAGATTATAAGACATTAAGAACAGGAAAAGTTTCTACATCAATTTTAGATGGAATAAAAATAGATTATTATGGAACACCTACAGAATTAAACCAAGTAGCATCAGTTCTTGCTCCAGATGCAACTACAATCGTAATTTCACCATGGGAAAAACAACTTGTAAGTGACATTGAAAAAGCAATAAATGAAGCAAATATTGGTGTAAATCCAAACAACGATGGTGAAGCAGTTAAACTTTTCTTTCCTCCAATGACTGTTGAACAAAGAAAAGAGACAGCAAAACATGCAAAAACTATGACAGATAATGCAAAAGTTGCTATTAGAAATGTAAGAAAACACTCTAATGATAGAGTAAAAGCTTTACATAAAGATAAAGAGATAACTGATGATGAAAATAAAAAAGCATTAGATGAAATTCAAAAAATAACTGATGGATATGTAGCTAAAGCTGATGAGACTTTAAAAGTAAAAGAACAAGAAATCTTAACGGTATAATCTGATGAGAATAGAACAAATATATAAAGATGCTAGTGCTTTACTAGAAGGTCATTTTAAATTAAGTAGTGGTAACCATTCAAAATTTTATCTTCAATCAGCAAAAGTTCTAGAAGACCCAAAAACTGCAAAACTTTTAGCAGAAGAGTTAGCTAAACAAATTAAAGATAGTGGTCTTAAAGTTGATGCTGTTTGTTCTCCTGCACTTGGTGGACTAATTGCAGGTTTTGCTTTAGCAACTGCTCTTGATGTAAGATTTATTTTTGCAGAAAGAGTTGATGGAGAGATGACTATTAGAAGAGGTTTTGAAGTAAAAGAAGGTGAAAATTACATTATATGTGAAGATATTATTACTACTGGTGGAAGTGCACTTGAAGCTGCAAAACAAATAGAAAATGCAGGTGGGAATATTCTTGCTTATGCAGCACTTGCAAATAGAGGTTTTTGTTCAAGAGTTGGAAGTGACTTAGAACCAAAAAATAATTGTAAATTACCTTTAGATAAACCACTTTTTGCATTAGATGATTTTACATTTGAAATGTATTCTCCTGAAGATTGTCCAATGTGCAAAGAAGGAAGTATTGCATATAAGCCAGGAAGCAGAGGGAACTAATGGCAAAATGGAGAGATGTGAAACAAAATAGAATCAAAAATAGTTCTAATAAAATTCAAGAAGAATATAAATCTTCTTGTGCATCTCTTTTCTCTCGATTTAAAGCATTTATAACAGATTCATTTTTAATTACAACTCCAATTGTTTATATTGTTATTTATTTAGTATTTGGAAGTGGTGATGCATTTTCTCAAAATAGACTTTTAGGTTGGAGTTATATTCTTAGTACGGTTTTTCTTATTATTTGCTTTTTTTGGTATGTGAAAACACAAACTCCAGGAATGAAAGCATATAGCCTTAAAATTGTCAGTTCAAAGAAACAAAGAATTAATATCTTTCAAGCAATGATAAGATATATTGCTACACTTATATCAATAGTAACCCTATTTTTACTATTACTACCATTTTTTAATAAAGATAAAAAAACTTTTCAAGATTATATTTCTAAAACAATAATAATTGATGAATAATGCTATTTTTTAGATTATCAGCATTTTATTTTTTCTATTTTGCTGCTGTTGGTATTTATGTAATATTTTTACCAAAAGTTTTAAATGATTTAGAATATACAAAATTACAAATTGGAATTATTTTTGCTTTAGCTCCATTAATGAAATTTATTACTCCTTTTTTATTCTTAAAACATATAACTCTTAATCAAAATGTTTTCAAACTTGCATTACTTGGTTCAGTTGTTTGTTCATTATTACTATATATTACGCTTAATAATTTTTATTTATTGATGTTAAATAATGCTATTTTAGGTGCATGTTTAAGTATGATATTACCTTATCTAGAAGTGATTTCTGTAAAAGATTTAGGTAAAGATAAATATGGTAAATCGAGATTATTTGGTTCTATTGGATTTATGATAATTACTTTAGTTCTTGCAAGAGTTTTAAAAGAACCAATAATAGCTATTCATTTTTATCTTTTCGTTAATATATTAACTGTAATATTTGCCTTATCGTTACTTAAATATGATTCAACATATGAAAAAAAGAATGAAGATACCCAAGAACCTTTTTCATTTATTAAACACTGGACATTTTGGTTAAGTCTTTTTTTAATGCAAATAAGTTTTGGAGGTTTTTATAATTTCTTTACTATTTATGAAACATCACATGGAATTGATTTAAAAACAGTATCTTATCTTTGGACTTTTGGAGTTTTATGTGAAATAGTGATGCTTTATTATCAAGCACCAATTTTACAAAAAAATCTAGTTGGTATAATAAAATTTTGTTTATTAATAACATCTTTTAGATGGTTACTACTTTATCTTTTCCCTGATTCACTAGTTATCACATATATAACACAAGGTATTCATGCTTTTTCATTTGCTTTATTTCACAGTGCAGTACTAATGTACCTATATTCATTATACGATAATAAAAAACTAGCTCAACAATTTATGTTTGGTGTAGCTTATGGATTAGGTGGTTTTTTAGGTGCATTAATTGCTGGTTACTTATATGGAAAGAATCTATTCTTATATTGTAGTATTTTCGCTTTTTTTGCTTTTGTCTCAATTATAAAAAGAAAATAGAGATTTACTCTATTTCCATTATCAATAACTTAATATTCTTTTTTTCTTGGATTTCTGTTAGTTTTAAACCTTCAACATTTGTAGCCATAAATTGGGCAATTGTTTCTATATTATTAATAGCTAGATGTTTCAATAAGGCCCCTCTATAATATTTTGCCCAATGACTTACAACTTTACCATCTTTTATAAATTTAAACGTTAATACACTTGCTTTTTTTATTTTATAAAATTTTTCGTAATAACCTGCTCTTAAATCAATTATCTCTTCACCTAAATATTTATCTAAAGTTTGTGTAAAATTATCTTGATAAAACTTTTCTACATTAATATTAGGAAGTTTTGCACTTTGTTTATATTTATAATCAGGAATTAAATCATCAGCTTTAATTGGACCAAATAGATTTGAAAATAGTATTACATTATTATCTATATAATCTTTTTGTTTTTTATCTAAACTATTATACTCTAGTGAATCAAATGCAACACCGTTATACCTTTGAATAGCTTTCATTGTTGGCTTATTTTTCAAACTTTGTCTATATTTTTCTACTTCATCAAATTTTTTTAAACCAAACCACTTTGACAAATCTTCTAATGATGAATTCTCAATATAATTTTCATAAATATTAAAAATATATTCTCTTTTATCAAATAACTCTTCTAAAAAGAAATTTTGTTTACAAAAAGGCTCTTTTTGCCCTCCACTATTTTTCGTCTCTGCTGGTGCTAATAGTATTTTCATCTATCTCCTTTATAAAAAAATTCCATCAATATAATACCATTTGCCATCAACTTTTAGAAATCTACTTTTTTCAGTAAATGAAGCATCTAATCCATTTTGTGATAATTTTGCTTTAAAGCTGACAAAACTCTCTTTATTACCATCTTTAAAATCTAATATTGTTAGTCCTTGAAAGTCTGTATATTCGCAAAAATTATTTATATCACTTAGCCAAGTTTGTCTATTATGAGTAAATTCACAATTATCTTTATGAGTAGTTTCGATAATATAATTTGCATATCCAAGTGCATATGCACTAAATCTTGAACGCATTAATTCTAATGCAGTTTTTGGTAACTTTCCATCATGAAACTCTTTGCAACACTTTTTGTACTTTTTATCACTTCCACATATACATTTTGAATTAACAGATATTTCCAAATTTTTCCTTGTGATTTTTTATATATAATTTTATCACAAGTTTTTAAAAATTTTACAAAAGCAAAAGCTTTTGTAAAACTATTTTTTTATTATGATTTAGTTGATTTTTTTATTTTATTAACTAGTTTTTCTCCAAAACCTTTTATTTTTTGTAAATCATCAACACTATTTATTTTATTTTTCTTTCTATAATCAATTATAGATTGCGCTTTTTTTTCACCAATTCCTTTTATATTCATCAACTCTTGTTTTGAAACTTTATTAAAATCAATTGCTGCAAAAAGCATCACAAAAGAAAGTAGTAAACCTAAAAATATTTTTTTCATTTTGACTCCTAATAAATAATTTTAATTATTATATAAAAATAATTTATTATATTATCTTAAAGAAGGTCTTTTTTTATTTTTCCTTTTTTATTTTTCTGTTTTTCATATATTTTATTGGAAAAAACTAATTCAAGAGTATAATAAGTAACAGGTATAACCATTAAACAAATAAATATTATGTAAACTAAATCTATAATTAATCCTTTTAAATTATCATTATACATTATTATTTTACAATTTAGCAAAAATTATGTATGATATTAATACAACTTTAAAGGATAAATTATGACTCAATCACAATTTCCAATAGAAACAATATCTTCAATAATATCAATTATAATTGTTATAGGAATTTTTCTTAAATTCTTTCAATACAAACAAAAACTTGACGTATTAAAAGAACTTGATAGAAGAAAAGATATGTCAAAACTTACACCTGAAGACAAAACATACATAAAAAGAAATTATAATGAATACAAAGAAAAACAAATAAAAATTGATGCACTTACAAGACTTATATTCCCTATATTTATAACAATAGCTGCTATTTTATTTTTCTTTCTTCCACTTGAAAAAACATTAATACACTTAAATGTTATTATTGTTCTATATATCTATTTACAAATTCATAGAATACATACAAGAAATTTTGCTAAATTCCTAGAAGAGTTAAGTAGTTAAAAGTTTCTTATATGTTTTAAAATCATCTTTATTATATATTTCAAATTCAACGGGATATAAACTATTTGATTTTAAATATGATATACAATCATAAATGCAAGATTGAATATCTTCACAATATATATAAAATTTCATATCACCCTCAACTATATCTACTGCAGCTAGAAGAAGTTTCTTATCTTCTTCTAATTTTTTTAAATGATTTTGTTCAAAACTAGTAAAAAAAGCTAAACATGCAGGATCAGGAAACATAATATCATCAGCAATATGATATTTATGTTTTATTACTAACAAATTTTTCATAGAAATCATATCTTTTGCATTTAAATGCTGTCTTATTCTCAACATTTGATTTATATTTGAAGTATATTTTAATTGCCAATTATCCATATATTACCAATCTATAGTATTTTTATTTATTGATTTTAATATCTCATTTGTTTGACTAAAATGTTTACATCCAAAAAAACCTCTATAAGCAGACAATGGACTTGGATGTACTGAAGTTAAAATATGATGTCTTTTTTCATCAATTAATTTTGATTTTGAAATTGCAGGAGTTCCCCATAGTAAAAAAATTATATTATCGCAGTTATCATTTATATTTTTAATAATATTATCTGTAAAAATTTCCCAACCTAATTTATGATGAGATTTTGGCTTTGATTTTTCTACTGTTAAAATAGTATTTAATAATAATACTCCTTGTTTTGCCCAAGAAGTTAAATCTCCATCTTCACAACTTGATTTTTTTTGTAGATCTTGATTTATCTCTTTTAATATATTTACCATTGAAGGAGGATTTTTAATCTGTTTTGGTGTAGAAAAAGCTAGCCCTTGTGCTTGACCTTCTCCATGATAAGGGTCTTGCCCTAAAATAACAACTTTTAAATCTTCTAAAGAAGTAAGTTCGAATGCTCTAAAAATATTTTCATATTTAGGATAAATAATTGAAGTTTTATACTTTTGTTTAATATCTAACATTAACTTTTTAAAGTAATCTTTTTTCTTTTCATCTTCTATTATCTGTTTCCAATTATTCATTTTATTCCTTAAAATTAAATATTCATTTTTTATTAATTAAAATTTCAATACTATATCACAATTAAAAAAAATGAAGGTTAAAAATGAGATCAATTTTTATTACAATTGGTATAATAGTTTTAGCATTTATTATACTGATTACTACAAATATAAATAATATACCAAAACTTGATGAAAATGTTAATGCTGCATGGTCACAAGTTCAAAATCAATATAAAAGAAGAGCAGATTTAATTCCAAACTTAGTAGCTACAGTAAAAGGATATGCTAAGCATGAAAAATCTACTTTAGAAGAAGTTACTAAAGCAAGGGCAAGTGTAGGTAAAATAAATATTTCAGAAAACATGCTTTCAAATGCTCAACAGTTTGAACAATTTCAGAAAGCACAAGGTGCATTAAGTTCTGCTCTTTCAAGACTTATGATAGTAGTTGAAAAATATCCACAATTAAAAGCTGATAAAAACTTTCTTGCTTTACAATCACAACTTGAAGGTACAGAAAATAGAATCTCAGTTGCTAGAAGGGATTATATTCAAACAGTAAAAAAGTATAATACTGAATTAAGAACTTATCCTGGAAAGATTGTTGCTGCAATAATATATCCAGAAGCAAAAGTAAAACAAAACTTTACTGCATCTTTACAAGATCAAGAGACACCAAAAGTAAACTTCTAAGATGAAAAAGTTTATTTTTATAGTTGTATCACTTTTTTTATTTAATCTGTCTGTCTTTGCACAACCAGATTTTCCCAAACTTACAGGAAGAGTAGTTGATAATGCAAATTTATTAACTACTTCACAAAAACAAAATTTATCATCTATTTTAAAGAAACAAGAAGATGAAACTTCTAATCAAATTGTTGTAGTTACTTTAAAAAATCTAAATGGCTATGATATTGCTGACTATGGTTATCAACTTGGAAGATACTGGAAAATTGGACAAAAAGATAAAAATAATGGTGTATTATTAATAGTATCACTTGAAGATAGGAAAGTAAGAATTGAAGTTGGATATGGATTAGAGGGTACATTAACAGATAAAATTTCATATGAAATAATTGAATATACTCTAAAACCAGAATTTAAAAAAGGCAATTATTATAAAGGAATTTTAGGGGCTGTTAATTCTATTATAAAAAGTATAAAAGGCGAGTACAAATCAGTTTCAAATAGCAGTTATAAATCCTCTTTTAGTTTTTTAGGATATATTAATCATCTTCTTTCTAAAATTCCTGATGGTGCTTTAGGAATTTTAGCTTTTATTATTTTTATGTTTATTCCAAGAATTATAAAATTAATTGGGTTTTCCATAATATTTGGATTTTTATTTGGTCTTGTTTTTCTTACTATATTTCGAAGTGTTATTGCTTTTTTATGTGTTTTCTTTATTTCAACTATTCTAATTTTTATAAAAATGAAAAATAGCAATACAAGTAGTGAATCATGGAACAATTCAAGTTCTTCATTTAGTAGTGGTTCTTCAAGTTTTAGTAGTAGCTCAAGCTTTAGCGGTGGAGGCGGAAGCTTTGGTGGCGGTGGAGCCAGTGGGAGTTGGTAATGTATATAAATGAAAATGAAAAAAATCTAATCTCAAAAGAGATTGAAAATTTAGAGAAAAAAAGTTCAGTAGAACTAGTTGCAGTTATTGCAAAAAAATCATCAAATTATAAATATGAAGGATTATTAGTATCTTTGGCAATTACAGCCTTAATGTCAATAATTGCTATATTTTTACAGATGAATAACAAAATCTTTTTTCAATTGCAAATATTAACTTTTACTCTTAGTTATTTATTGATATATAGATTTGAGAATATTACTTTACTATTTTTAAGTAAAAAATATAAACAAGAAAAAGCTTCAAATAAAGCAAAAAGAGAATTTAATTTTTTAGGTATAAATAATACAAAAACTAAACAAGGTATAATGTTTTATGTATCAATTGATGAAAAATATGTAAAAATTATAACAGATGAACAGATACAAAAGAAAATTCCAAATGAATATTGGCAAGATATTATTAATACCTTTATTATTGATATAAAAAATAATCAATTTTCAAAAGGCTATTTAAATGCAATAAAATCTTCTTCAAATAGATTAATTACTGATTTCCCTATACAAAAAAATGATATAAATGAACTTAGTAATGAGGTTATAGAATTATGAAAAAACAAAAAGCAATTATTTTTGATTTAGATGGAACATTAATTGACTCTGTTTTAGATATTGCGCTATGCATGAATAAAGTTCTGCAAGAACTAAATTTACCAACATATAAAATAGAAGAATACAACTATTTTCTTGGTGGTGGAGTTGATGTATTAGTAGATAATGTTTTAAAAAATCCATCATTAAAAATAAAAGATATTGTTATACAAAGATTTAAAGAAGTGTATGATTTAGCTATTCACTCAAATACTAAACCTTATGAAGGAATTTATGAATTGTTAGATGAATTGGAAAAATTAGATTTTAAAATTGCAGTTTTGTCAAATAAACCTCACAAATTTACAATTAATTATATAAATACTCTTTTTAATAAATACAATTTTATTGAAGTTCA from Malaciobacter molluscorum LMG 25693 includes:
- the frr gene encoding ribosome recycling factor; this encodes MLEDIYAETKENMDKSIDSLKRDYKTLRTGKVSTSILDGIKIDYYGTPTELNQVASVLAPDATTIVISPWEKQLVSDIEKAINEANIGVNPNNDGEAVKLFFPPMTVEQRKETAKHAKTMTDNAKVAIRNVRKHSNDRVKALHKDKEITDDENKKALDEIQKITDGYVAKADETLKVKEQEILTV
- a CDS encoding ComEA family DNA-binding protein encodes the protein MKKIFLGLLLSFVMLFAAIDFNKVSKQELMNIKGIGEKKAQSIIDYRKKNKINSVDDLQKIKGFGEKLVNKIKKSTKS
- a CDS encoding TPM domain-containing protein, whose protein sequence is MYINENEKNLISKEIENLEKKSSVELVAVIAKKSSNYKYEGLLVSLAITALMSIIAIFLQMNNKIFFQLQILTFTLSYLLIYRFENITLLFLSKKYKQEKASNKAKREFNFLGINNTKTKQGIMFYVSIDEKYVKIITDEQIQKKIPNEYWQDIINTFIIDIKNNQFSKGYLNAIKSSSNRLITDFPIQKNDINELSNEVIEL
- the pyrE gene encoding orotate phosphoribosyltransferase, giving the protein MRIEQIYKDASALLEGHFKLSSGNHSKFYLQSAKVLEDPKTAKLLAEELAKQIKDSGLKVDAVCSPALGGLIAGFALATALDVRFIFAERVDGEMTIRRGFEVKEGENYIICEDIITTGGSALEAAKQIENAGGNILAYAALANRGFCSRVGSDLEPKNNCKLPLDKPLFALDDFTFEMYSPEDCPMCKEGSIAYKPGSRGN
- a CDS encoding HAD family hydrolase, with translation MKKQKAIIFDLDGTLIDSVLDIALCMNKVLQELNLPTYKIEEYNYFLGGGVDVLVDNVLKNPSLKIKDIVIQRFKEVYDLAIHSNTKPYEGIYELLDELEKLDFKIAVLSNKPHKFTINYINTLFNKYNFIEVHGQKDDRPKKPHPAGALLISKNLNIPCEDIYFVGDTKVDMQTASNANMISIGVLWGFRDEKELKEHKANFIVEKPLDILNIVKN
- a CDS encoding LemA family protein, whose protein sequence is MRSIFITIGIIVLAFIILITTNINNIPKLDENVNAAWSQVQNQYKRRADLIPNLVATVKGYAKHEKSTLEEVTKARASVGKINISENMLSNAQQFEQFQKAQGALSSALSRLMIVVEKYPQLKADKNFLALQSQLEGTENRISVARRDYIQTVKKYNTELRTYPGKIVAAIIYPEAKVKQNFTASLQDQETPKVNF
- a CDS encoding polysaccharide deacetylase family protein gives rise to the protein MRFLLLLFISYYYLNANAHIFVYHRFGDDKHSSTNTTLKELDKEFKYFKDNGYKVVKLSQIVERIKSKKEVPDNWVALTIDDSYKSFYKNGLPIFIKYNYPFSLYVYVKATQKKYGDFMSWEEIKEASKYGEIGLHSYSHPHLTNISLEKVKIDTKKSFEIFEKELGFKPKSYAYPYGEYNQKVQKIIKSFNFDYILNQNTGTVTKSSDIYDINRIALVGKVNLQEKLKYKTLDVQWIEPKTYPKDNILKKVKAKIDPNIKELKLYITGYGWQNIKVKNGIIDKKLDLQLKKSRTRVILSTDYFTIANKIIIQDKK
- the ung gene encoding uracil-DNA glycosylase, with amino-acid sequence MNNWKQIIEDEKKKDYFKKLMLDIKQKYKTSIIYPKYENIFRAFELTSLEDLKVVILGQDPYHGEGQAQGLAFSTPKQIKNPPSMVNILKEINQDLQKKSSCEDGDLTSWAKQGVLLLNTILTVEKSKPKSHHKLGWEIFTDNIIKNINDNCDNIIFLLWGTPAISKSKLIDEKRHHILTSVHPSPLSAYRGFFGCKHFSQTNEILKSINKNTIDW
- a CDS encoding MFS transporter, translated to MLFFRLSAFYFFYFAAVGIYVIFLPKVLNDLEYTKLQIGIIFALAPLMKFITPFLFLKHITLNQNVFKLALLGSVVCSLLLYITLNNFYLLMLNNAILGACLSMILPYLEVISVKDLGKDKYGKSRLFGSIGFMIITLVLARVLKEPIIAIHFYLFVNILTVIFALSLLKYDSTYEKKNEDTQEPFSFIKHWTFWLSLFLMQISFGGFYNFFTIYETSHGIDLKTVSYLWTFGVLCEIVMLYYQAPILQKNLVGIIKFCLLITSFRWLLLYLFPDSLVITYITQGIHAFSFALFHSAVLMYLYSLYDNKKLAQQFMFGVAYGLGGFLGALIAGYLYGKNLFLYCSIFAFFAFVSIIKRK
- a CDS encoding TPM domain-containing protein, whose amino-acid sequence is MKKFIFIVVSLFLFNLSVFAQPDFPKLTGRVVDNANLLTTSQKQNLSSILKKQEDETSNQIVVVTLKNLNGYDIADYGYQLGRYWKIGQKDKNNGVLLIVSLEDRKVRIEVGYGLEGTLTDKISYEIIEYTLKPEFKKGNYYKGILGAVNSIIKSIKGEYKSVSNSSYKSSFSFLGYINHLLSKIPDGALGILAFIIFMFIPRIIKLIGFSIIFGFLFGLVFLTIFRSVIAFLCVFFISTILIFIKMKNSNTSSESWNNSSSSFSSGSSSFSSSSSFSGGGGSFGGGGASGSW
- a CDS encoding RDD family protein; amino-acid sequence: MAKWRDVKQNRIKNSSNKIQEEYKSSCASLFSRFKAFITDSFLITTPIVYIVIYLVFGSGDAFSQNRLLGWSYILSTVFLIICFFWYVKTQTPGMKAYSLKIVSSKKQRINIFQAMIRYIATLISIVTLFLLLLPFFNKDKKTFQDYISKTIIIDE
- a CDS encoding YchJ family protein, producing the protein MEISVNSKCICGSDKKYKKCCKEFHDGKLPKTALELMRSRFSAYALGYANYIIETTHKDNCEFTHNRQTWLSDINNFCEYTDFQGLTILDFKDGNKESFVSFKAKLSQNGLDASFTEKSRFLKVDGKWYYIDGIFL
- a CDS encoding YaaA family protein, with amino-acid sequence MKILLAPAETKNSGGQKEPFCKQNFFLEELFDKREYIFNIYENYIENSSLEDLSKWFGLKKFDEVEKYRQSLKNKPTMKAIQRYNGVAFDSLEYNSLDKKQKDYIDNNVILFSNLFGPIKADDLIPDYKYKQSAKLPNINVEKFYQDNFTQTLDKYLGEEIIDLRAGYYEKFYKIKKASVLTFKFIKDGKVVSHWAKYYRGALLKHLAINNIETIAQFMATNVEGLKLTEIQEKKNIKLLIMEIE
- a CDS encoding DUF695 domain-containing protein, producing the protein MDNWQLKYTSNINQMLRIRQHLNAKDMISMKNLLVIKHKYHIADDIMFPDPACLAFFTSFEQNHLKKLEEDKKLLLAAVDIVEGDMKFYIYCEDIQSCIYDCISYLKSNSLYPVEFEIYNKDDFKTYKKLLTT
- the secG gene encoding preprotein translocase subunit SecG, translated to MTSTLLIVQFVLAIILTITILLQKSSSIGLGAYSGSNDSLFGAKGPGNFLSKATMALGLIFVINTLVLGYMYNQDKTKSAVDTVKIDTLIPNKPEQDKQKTAPAAPTAPSVPQTK